The Bacteroides ovatus genomic interval CTGAACCCAGAACTTTTCTTCCTTCGTTGACAACAACGGCGTTTTGAATCAGTGTACGTTTCATTTCTTTTGTGGGAATTTATGGAACCAACTATTTACTTTTAATTTTATCACACCAAATATGGCTTCTCCAAAGATGCTGCTATTCATTTTAGAAGTCCCTAATTCACGATTAATAAAGATAACGGGAACCTCGATAATTTTGAAACCACACTTATAAGCAGTGAATTTCATTTCAATCTGAAAGGCATATCCTTTGAAGCGAATATGATCTAAATCGATTGTTTCCAACACCTGGCGGCGGTAGCAAACAAATCCGGCAGTGGTGTCATGTACAGGTATTCCGGTGATAAACCGCACATATTTAGAGGCAAAGTATGACATCAATACCCGTCCCATCGGCCAATTCACTACATTCACTCCGCTGACATAACGGGAACCGATGGATACATCTCCTCCTTGTTCCGAACAAGCCTGATACAAACGGGGTAAATCATTCGGATTATGACTGAAGTCTGCATCCATTTCAAAAATATACTCGTATGCGTGTTCCAGTGCCCATTTAAATCCGGTAATGTAGGCAGTACCCAGTCCTAGTTTTCCTTTACGTTCTATCATAAAAAGCTGTTCGGGAAATTCTTGTTGCAGTTTTCTTACGATGGTTGCCGTTCCGTCCGGAGAGCCGTCTTCTATGACCAGAATATGGAATACTTGGGGAAGGCCGAAAACGGCACGGATGATATTTTCTATGTTCTCCCGTTCATTATAGGTGGGGATAATTACAATGCTATCCGATGTCTGCATATAGATACTATAAAATTTAGAAACAAAAGTAGTTCTTTTTCCTTTAGTTATAGCTGAACTAAGGAAAATTTAACGTGTTTCATGCCCCATGCGGAATAAGACGGCAGATACCTTATTATAATACTTCTGTTCTTTGGGTGTATACTCCCAATCTTTTTTGTAATTTTGCGGGGAAATTTTATAGGTATGACAATAACTGAGTTGCAACAACAATATGCTGCCCATCCCAATATGGCAGTAATGAAGCGCTTGTTGAAGGACACTTCCGTTCAGACTGTTTTTTGCGGAGGACTGTGTGCATCCGCCGCTTCTCTTTTTTCTTCTGTACTGGTGCAAGAGGGTGGTTGCCCGTTTGTATTTATTTTAGGTGATCTTGAAGAAGCCGGATATTTCTATCACGACTTGACGCAGATATTGGGTACGGAAAGAGTATTGTTCTTTCCATCTTCATTCCGTCGCTCCATCAAGTATGGACAAAAAGATGCGGCCAATGAGATTTTGCGTACAGAAGTACTTAGCCGCTTGCAAAAGGGGGAAGAGGGATTATGTATCGTTACGTACCCGGATGCATTGGCGGAGAAAGTGGTGTCGCGCAAGGAATTGAGTAATAAAACGCTGAAGCTGAATGTAGGAGAGAAAGTGGATACCACTTTCATCACCGATGTGTTGCATAGTTATGGTTTTGAATATGTAGACTACGTATATGAGCCGGGACAATATGCTGTTCGCGGTAGTATTATCGACGTTTTCTCTTTTGCTTCGGAATATCCTTATCGCATCGATTTCTTTGGTGATGAAGTGGAAAGTGTTCGTACCTTTGAAGTGGAGTCTCAATTATCCCGTGAGAAGAAAGATGGAGTGTCTATCGTTCCCGATTTGGCGGTGACAGGAGATGTAGCGACTTCTTTTCTGGATTTTATCCCGAAAGAGACTACCTTGGCGATGCGCGATTTTCTTTGGTTGCGCGAGCGAATCCAGGTGGTACACGATGAGGCGCTGACTCCACAGGCAATAGCCGTTCAGGAGGCCGAAGAGAATGGTGGCATTACATTGGAAGGGAAATTGATAGACGGCAGCGAGTTTACTGTACGGGCACTCGATTTCCGCCGGTTGGAATTTGGTAATAAACCGACCGGAACGCCCAATGCCAGCGTTACTTTCAATACATCTGCCCAGCCTATCTTTCATAAGAATTTCGATCTGGTAGCTTCTTCTTTTAAGGATTATCTGGAAAAAGGCTATTCGCTTTATATCTGCAGTGACAGCATGAAGCAAACAGATCGTATCAAAGCTATTTTTGAAGATCGGGGTGATAAGATTAATTTTACTCCCGTAGAACGTACCATTCACGAAGGTTTTGTAGATAACACACTGCGGCTCTGTATCTTCACAGACCATCAGTTGTTTGATCGTTTTCATAAATATAATCTGAAAAGTGATAAAGCCCGTTCGGGAAAAGTGGCACTATCCTTGAAAGAACTGAATCAGTTCACTCCGGGAGACTATGTGGTGCATACGGATCATGGTATCGGACGTTTTTCCGGCTTGGTACGTATTCCGAATGGTGACACTACGCAAGAGGTTTTGAAACTGGTGTTTCAAAATGAAGATGTGGTGTTCGTCTCTATTCATTCCCTGCATAAGGTTTCCAAATATAAAGGTAAAGAAGGAGAGGCTCCCCGGCTTAACAAATTAGGTACAGGTGCATGGGAGAAACTGAAAGAACGTACGAAGAGTAAAATCAAGGACATTGCCCGCGATTTGATAAAATTGTATTCGCAGCGTCGTCAGGAAAAAGGTTTCTCTTACAGTCCCGATAGTTTCTTGCAGCGTGAGCTGGAAGCATCCTTTATTTATGAAGATACACCGGATCAGAGTAAGGCGACGATTGATGTCAAGGCAGATATGGAAAGTGACCGCCCGATGGACCGTCTAGTCTGTGGCGATGTAGGATTTGGAAAAACAGAAGTTGCGATTCGTGCGGCTTTCAAAGCTGTTGCCGATAATAAACAAGTAGCCGTTCTGGTTCCGACAACAGTACTTGCTTACCAGCATTTTCAGACTTTCCGTGAACGTCTGAAAGGCTTGCCGTGTCGGGTGGAATATTTAAGCCGCGCACGTACTGCCGCACAGACCAAAGCTGTATTGAAGGGATTGAAAGATGGAGATGTCGGTATTCTGATAGGTACCCACCGTATCTTGGGAAAAGATGTCCAGTTTAAAGACTTGGGATTGTTGATTGTGGACGAAGAACAGAAATTCGGTGTCTCTGTCAAAGAAAAGCTGCGCCAGTTGAAAGTGAATGTGGATACACTGACTATGACTGCTACTCCAATTCCCCGTACCCTTCAATTTTCATTGATGGGTGCACGCGACTTGAGTGTGATTTCTACTCCGCCACCCAACCGCTATCCGATTCAGACCGAAGTGCATACTTTTAATGAAGAAGTGATAACGGATGCCATCAATTTTGAGATGAGCCGCAACGGTCAAGTCTTCTTTGTCAATAACCGGATTGCGAACTTGCCGGAATTGAAAGCGATGATCGAACGTCATATCCCGGATTGCCGTGTAGCGATTGGACATGGACAGATGGAACCGACAGAGCTGGAGAAGATTATTCTGGATTTTGTCAACTACGACTATGATGTACTCTTGGCAACTACAATCATCGAAAGTGGTATTGATATTCCGAATGCCAACACTATCATTATCAATCAGGCGCAAAACTTTGGATTGAGTGATCTCCATCAGATGCGTGGACGGGTAGGGCGTAGTAATAAAAAAGCTTTTTGTTATCTGCTGGCTCCTCCGTTAGGTAGTTTGACAGCCGAAGGAAGGCGACGTCTTCAAGCAATTGAAAACTTTAGTGATTTGGGAAGTGGCATTCATATCGCCATGCAGGATTTGGATATTCGTGGAGCCGGAAATCTGCTTGGAGCCGAACAAAGCGGATTTGTTGCCGATTTGGGATATGAGACATATCAGAAAATTCTTACTGAAGCTGTCCATGAGTTAAAGACAGACGAGTTTGCAGAACTGTATGCGGATGAAATCAAGGGCGAAGGACAAATTAGTGGAGAAGAGTTTGTAGACGAGTGTCAGGTAGAAAGCGACCTCGAACTATTGTTGCCTGCCAACTACGTAACAGGCAGCAGCGAACGTATGTTGCTCTATCGCGAACTGGATGGACTGACATTGGACAAAGATGTGGAAGCTTTCCGTGCTCGTCTGGAAGACCGCTTCGGACCGGTTCCCCGGGAAACGGAAGAACTACTCCGTATTGTGCCTCTACGCCGTCTTGCAGCCCGTTTGGGTGCAGAGAAAATCTTCCTGAAAGGTGGGCGGATGACCTTGTTTTTTGTTTCCAATCCGGATAGTCCGTTCTATCAAAGTAAGGCTTTTGGTAAAGTGATAGACTATATGATGAAATATACTCGTCGTTGTGATTTGCGTGAACAGAACGGCAGACGGAGTATGCTGATTAAGGATGTTACTAATGTGGAAACGGCGGTCAGTGTGTTGCAGGAGATTGTGGCTTTGCAATGATAAGTGGACTCTGATAATTGGTGTTTTTTAATGAGATTCAAAAGAATAAGTTTGTTTTATTACATAAGTCTGTTTATCTTTGAACTCATAATAATTTAGGTATTACAGATATGGCTGCAAAATATGAACCACAGGAAAATGAGATGCCGGAACAGGTTAATGAACCGATAGCTGCTTATCAAAGGACAGCTTCTGATATGAGTCTTTATATCCCTACGGAATATGAAAGAGAGATTATCATGCGTTCGGAAAAGGATTATGAAGAAGGTCGGTTGTATACTCAAGAAGAGGTCGATAAGCAGGTGAAACAATGGCTAGATTAAAGATTGTGTGGACAGAAACTGCTACAATTGTTTTGCGGCGGATTTTGACTTTCTATCGTGTAAGAAACGGAAATTCCAAATATAGTCGTTCTATCTATACAATGATAAACGATGTTCTGAAGTTAGTTGCCAAATATCCATATATATACAAAGCTACTTCTGTGCCTAATATACGTGTTTTTCATTGTGATTACTTTAAGGTATATTATAGAGTGCTTGAAGAATATATTCTTGTGGAAGCTATTTTTGATACTCGCCAAGATCCTGATAAAGCCCCTTTTTAAGAATTTATCTTTTCTTTCCGTATAACTTGTCTATCAAATCTGAACGTCCGATACGTCTCAACTCATTGATGATGTTTTTTCGTTCTTCCGGTTTGTACCAGAAAAAGAATTGGCGTTGTGCAAGTTTCTCCCGTTGGGTTTTGGCACTGAATATCGGTTCTAGCGTGTATGGATGGAATCCGCTATACCAGGCTTCGGTAGCCACTGTCATCGGAGTAGGAGTGAAGTCCTGCACTTGTTCCAGGTGGAAGTCCAGACGTTTGGTGATAACGGCAAGTTCCGCCATGTCTTCTTCATTGCATCCGGGATGCGAAGAGATAAAATACGGAATCAGTTGTTGACGCAGATTTTCTTCCCGGTTGATGCGGTCGAATATCTTTTTGAATGTTTCAAATTGCTCAAAAGAAGGTTTGCGCATTACGGATAATACCCGGTCACTGGTATGCTCCGGAGCTACTTTTAACCGGCCACTCACATGATTGACTATCAATTCACGGGTATATTCGGCAGTGCTACGGTTGATAGCTTCATCTTTGCTTTGATGAAGTAACAGGTCATAGCGTACACCGCTACCGATAAACGATTTTTTGATTCCGGGCAAGGTATCCACGGCATGGTAAATATCCAGTAAAGGGCGGTGATCGGTATTCAAATTCGGACAAACTTTCGGGTGAATACATGACGGTCGTTTGCATTTTTTGCAAATAGCTTCATCTTTCCCTTTCATCTGATACATATTAGCGGAAGGACCTCCCAAATCACTTAAATATCCCTTGAAATCGGGTAACTGAATAACTTCTTTTACCTCTTTCAGTATAGACTCTTTGCTTCGGCTGACAATAAACTTTCCCTGATGGGCGGAAATGGTACAGAATGCACAGCCGCCGAAACATCCCCGGTGAATGTTGATGGAAAATTTAATCATATCGTATGCCGGAATCCGTTTCCCTTTGTATTTTGGATGAGGCAGGCGGGTATATGGTAAATCAAACGAATGATCGAGGTCTTTCTGGCTCATCGGAGGATAGGGAGGATTGACTACGACTATCTTATTCCCTACTGCTTGTGTGATTCGTGAAGCCGAATATTTGTTGGATTCTTCTTCGATATGTCGGAAGTTACTAGCCTGTTTCTTTTTATCTGCCAAACATTCTTCGTGTGAATAAAGTTGAAGGTCATCTTCGGCAGATGTCCATTCTGTTGCACGACAAAGATAGGCTGTCTGGGGCACAGATCCGATAATTGTTCTAAATTTGCTGCTTGTCAGTACAGGTTCTTCAGTGGTGAGCAGGCTTTTCATATTTTTCACCAGGTCTGCAAGAGGCTTTTCTCCCATTCCGTAGATGAGCAGATCTGCTCCGCTGTCGCACAAAATACTCTTTTGTACTTTGTCCTGCCAATAATCGTAATGACTCAATCGCCTTAAGCTAGCTTCGATTCCTCCAATGACTACCGGAACATCCGGAAAAAGTTTCTTTAGTATCTGGCTGTAAACTGTAGAAGGATAGTCCGGGCGCATATCCGGTCGGCCGTCCGGAGTATAAGCATCTTCACTGCGTAGGCGTTTGTTGGCGGTATATTTATTAACCATTGAGTCCATGCATCCGCCGGAAATACCGAAGAATAGCCGTGGACGTCCCAACTTCTTGAAGTCGCGTAGGTCGTCACGCCAGTTAGGTTGGGGAACGATGGCTATTTTCAAACCTTCCGCTTCGAGAATGCGTCCGATAACGGCAGCACCAAAAGAAGGATGATCCACATAAGCATCAGCACTGAATAGAACGACATCCAATTCATTCCATCCGCGAAGTTCAACTTCTTTTTTGGTAGTGGGTAACCAGTCGGTCAATCGATATTCTTTCATGCTGCAAAGATACGGATAATAAAAAACATCCCAATGATTTTTTTATTCATTGAGATGTTTAACTTCAATCATCAGGATGTTTTCTTCCAATCATTGGAGTGTTTTCTTAAAACTTCCCGTTGATTGTGAACTGTAATGTCATTTGTTCTCCGTCATAGATTTCACGGAAGCCGATACCTTGCTCGGACAGATATTCCTTTAGATCCTGAAACGCATCAGCATGGTTCATGATAATCTCTATCGTTTCACCCGGAGTGGCAGTGCACATCGCTTTTATTGCAGGAATCAGCGGACTGTATGCTGTTATTCCGCAGGTATCTACCGTAATCATTATTCCTCCTCTTCTTCCGCTTCCGGACTGGAGAGCCAGGTAAGATAAAGCTTGATGAGCTGTTGCAAGCCGAATGCCTTCATATTATTGTGATAAATCACGTCAATACAAAGGTCCAACAAGTCTTTACTGTCTTCCTCCTGACTGGCGATAAGGGAGCGGATATTAAGTTTCAACTTATCCAGAACTGCTTCATCTACAATACCGGTACTGTCGATAAGATGACGGAACAGAGCATATTTCTCAATTGTTCTCAAGTTTTCATTAGATACTTCTATGCTGCGTGTACCGCTGGGATTTGCTTGTATAGTATACATTGTTTTTTAGTTTTAAAGGTTATTATAGTAGCAAAGATAGAATTTAAAATGAGAAACGGATTAAAAAAAAGGATATTTTTTATTTTTGAGTAAAGAATCCCAGAATGCCTGCCATAATGGTTGCCCGGTCTGCTTCGGACTGGATACTTTCAAAAGGAAAGCCCAATACAAAAGTACGGTAGTTTCCTTTGTAGGCAATACCTGCACTCTGATTGCCGGGTGCATACGTAAATACGGGGAAAGCAGTATCTACGGGAACAATACAATCGGCAGCAGGTACAGCATAACTGCTTTCATTAGGCAGACGTGGGATTGTAATAGTACGGCCCAATCCTTTAATCTGATTCGAACTCTTATCCGTCAGGCTACCTTGATAACCATATTTCAGTATTTTCTCCGTAAACTCCCGGTTTCCTTGTGTTCCACTCATATCACTTCCTACATAAGCACCACTGACAAACAGGTTACCTCCCGCTTGGCAATAACTGGTCATAATCCGTTGCATAGCCGAAGAGAATGTCTTGTAATATGCTTTACTTGCAGGATCTTCTTTTTCCAGTCCCAAAATATAATCTACCACCGGATAATCTTCTAATGTAACCAATCCGTTCTCTACTGCTTCGTCGCTGCATGATACGAAACTATATTTTCCGGCTGCCTGAATTGCTTTTCCGTGAATAAAAGGATAGTCGAACGTGTTTCCTGCAATTTTCATTCCTTCTAATTCGTTTCCGCTATGTCCCAGACTTCCTTTTCCTTCTTTACCGGCTTGTGTACGGTCGAAGCCGGTTTGTGCTCCGCAAAATGAAATATTCGATATATACGGAACGCCGGGATCTTGCATTAGATCGAATCCAGCTTTATCAGAAGTGTTAACGACCGCCGGACCGCTGATTCTGTCAAAGCCATTGATGATGATTACTTTTCCCTGTTCACGTTTGGCTTTATAGGCAGAAAGGATTTCAGAAGGAAAACTTTCCCCACCCCGGTTTACAGCAGTTACTTTGAATGAATAAACAAGTCCCGGTTCTATTTTAACGGTGTGGGACGTTTTGCTGACTAAAGTGCCATTGTCAAAACCTCCATAACCGATGCGGGTATATACAATGTATTCCCGTGGTCGTGCAGTCGGTTCTTGCGGATCGTCTTCGCCTTTCCATGAAAGTTCTAATGTATTCTTTTTCTTTCCAAATTGAATGGCGAAATTGCTCACAGGCAGAGGCTGAACAATGTATTCTTTATCGTGCTGGTTGGTAATGAACTGCAAAATTCCTTTGTAGATGGCACGTCCCACTGTAAATTTAAAGTTCGGATCATGTCCTAACTGCATATCTGCGAAGTTCTGGTGGGAGAGTAGTTCAATAATCGTAGAAGGCGTAGCCGGAAGACGTGTTTCGCTATAATTCCGGTTCCACATGCTGCGGCGTGTCCACGGCAAGCTGTAGCTTGAATAAATATCTTTCTGAATCTGTGTCAGCAGAATGTCTGCCAGATCACGTGAGGCATACCGGTCTGTTCCTGCATTCAGTTTGCCATTATTGAAATCGGTGGTGTAAATGCCGAGTGATCCGATCAGTTCGTCTGTTTTGCTGCATCCGGCGTCACTGTGCAATGCCATCGTCATTTCCAAAGGTACGCCCAGACCCGACTGTTGTGGGTTATAGACGGAACTGCCCGATAAATAATTGATAACGTTAGAGCGTGTGTTGATATCGTCTGTATAGTCGTTTTCACCTTTTCGTCCGGCATATACTTCGTATGGCATTCCCGCCCATTGAGCAGAGTAGCGTGCTCCTTCCAAGTAACGCGGTAGCCCGCTGATTTTTCCTCCACGGGCAATGTTTCCCATTCCCCCTCCAAAACGTACTGCATCGGCGCATACAACCCCATGTTCGCTGCTCTCGTTACTAAGTACCACCATGCCGTAGTCGTTGCTCCCTTTATCGAATTCAAAAGTTCCGAGGTAAACCCATGTGCCTCCACCTATTTTCTGATTAACTTTAAATTCGGTTACTCCTCCGTTATGGAATACCAGATATTTGGCGTCGCTTACACTGTTGGGCAATGTTTGGTAGGAAACATAAACAGCATACTTGCCTGTTGCCGGCAGAGTAGGCACCCATTCGGCAAATACCTGGTCTTTATTCTTCTTTTTCTTTCTCTCTGTCGGAATAAAACGACAGGTTCCGTCAGTGAAAGGATTTTCTCCATCTTTATAGATTGTTTTCTTCTGAGCAAATCCTTTTACCGGAGCATTTGCCCAATTAATCTTTTTACCCCCCATTTCCAAATAAAGGGAAGCATTGGGGGTATCATTATCTACAATGATTTCATTCTTTTGTGTATCTCGTTCGCGGGGAGTATAGACAATCGCTCCTGCATTTTCCAGCATTGGAATTACATAAGGAAGGACAAAAGATTGAGTGAACATGTCTTCTGTGGTGCAGAATAATCGGGGACGTTGCCATCCCCATTCGTTTTTATCATTTTTGAAATAGTTGCCGTGGCTTTGCCAGATTGCAATGTGGCGGTCTTGTAGTCCGCGTGAGATTTCATTAGGACGTGAAGTGTTTTTCACCCAGGGAGCTCCTTTATAATCTACATTTAAGGATAACCGCTCCTTATCCTTTTTCTTATTCTGGTAGAAATTAGGTACCAAATCTTCAATGGGTTTCCCATCCGCATAAATGGTGAGTTGGTAATAATGAACGGGACCCGGAAGCAATTCTTTAACTTGATTATAAATGTTTTCTACAGTTTCCGGACGGAAAGGCTGGTAGGCGAAACTCTCCGATGCATAGATTGCAATCGTCTTACGGTCGTAATTAATATCGAAGCTATTCAGTTTAGGAGTGCTGATTTTGGCTGTTGCGGTATATTGGTTGAAGTAATCCGTCAGCCGCTCTTTTACATTTCTTTCAATATCCTGCGCAAAAAGAAAAGTTGCACAGAATGTAAGGCCTAGAAAAAATACTATTATTTTCTTCATACTTGTTGCTTTTTTGCTAAATGCAGATTATCACGGATTATCGCAGATTGTTTTATTCTATTTTTCTTTGCGAAAATCTGCGTTAATCCGCGTTTAATTCTCCCCGCAAAAATAAACAAAAAAGAGCGAGAAGTATCGAAACTTCCCACTCTTCTTTCATTGTTTTATATTCTCTTAATTAAGAATGATTACTCTTATAATGGAACATATTCTACAAATGCTTCCATTGCTTCGTAAGAAGCCAATCCCAATTGATCGTACAAAGTAGCTGTACCACGGTTACGATCTTCGCTACGTTGCCAGAACAAACGTTCGTCGTTACCCAGGAACGGAGCACTTTCCATTTGCGACTGATGTTTCAGGATAGAGTTACGTTTTGCACGAAGTTCTTCCGGACTGATAGGCACTGCCATTTCAATATTCTCGATTTCCCATTCAGCCCACGCACCACGGTACATCCAGATACGACAGTCTTTTAGCCATTTGGCACCTTCTTCTTTTTCAAGATCGACAGCAGCAAATACAGCGTCTGTACATACACGGTGAGTTCCATGTGGGTCGGCTAAATCACCAGCAACAAAAATCTGGTGAGGTTTTATTTCACGGAGCAAGTTGCGTACAATTTCTACGTCTGCTTCACTGATTGGGTTTTTCTGAATCTTACCTGTTTCATAGAATGGCAGATCGAGGAAGTGGCAACGTTCCAGCGGTATATTATTATAAGTACAAGCTGTACGGGCTTCACCACGACGAATCAGACCTTTGATAGTCAGAATATCACGACTGTCCATATCACCGTCTTTCTTCTCCTTCAGGAAATTGCGTATTTCTATATATTTTTCATTGATAACCAAATCTTCGCTATTATTGAAGAGCTGATTGAATCCATTGATAAAATGCATGAAACGAACTACTTCTTCGTCACCTACGGCGATATTACCGGAAGTTTCGTAAGCTACGTGTACTTCGTGCTTTTGTTCTACCAAACGGCGAAGCGTACCACCCATTGAAATAACATCATCATCCGGATGCGGAGAGAAGATGACCACACGTTTCGGATACGGTTTTGCGCGTTCCGGACGATAGGTATCATCAGCATTAGGCTTACCGCCCGGCCATCCGGTAATGGTGTGCTGCAAATCATTGAAGATTTTGATATTTACATTGTACGCAGAACCGTAAAGTGCTAGAAGTTCACTCAAACCGTTTTCGTTATAGTCTTTATTTGTCAACTTCAAAATCGGTTTGCCGGTCAACTGACACAACCAAACGATTGCACTGCGGATTAATTTATCATTCCATTCGCAAGAAGTGACTAACCATGGACGTTGGATACGTGTCAGGTTCATAGCGGCTGAAAGATCAAGAGCTACATGTGCATTATTGTGAGTTTGCAGATAAGAAGCAGGAATTGTGTCAGTGATCGGACCTTCCACACACTCTTTAATCATAGCTGCTTTGTTTTCACCCCATGCAAGCAGATAAACTTTCTTTGCGCCAAGAATAGTAGCTACTCCCATTGTAATGGAGCTGATCGGCGTATTATCCAGCGTTCCGAAAATCTTGGATGCCTCGTTTCGTGATGCATTATCTAACAAAATCAGACGAGTGGTAGAATTCAGTCGGGAACCCGGTTCGTTGAACGCAATGTTACCTACACGACCAATCCCTAAC includes:
- a CDS encoding glucosamine-6-phosphate deaminase is translated as MKTNLSSQISLHRVSPRYYRPENAFEKSVLTRLEKIPTDIYESVEEGANYIAREIAQTIREKQKAGRFCVLALPGGDSPSHVYTELIRMHKEEGLSFRNVIVFNMYEYYPLSPDAINSNFNALKSMLLDHIDIDKQNIFTPDGSIAKDTIFEYCRLYEQRIESFGGIDIALLGIGRVGNIAFNEPGSRLNSTTRLILLDNASRNEASKIFGTLDNTPISSITMGVATILGAKKVYLLAWGENKAAMIKECVEGPITDTIPASYLQTHNNAHVALDLSAAMNLTRIQRPWLVTSCEWNDKLIRSAIVWLCQLTGKPILKLTNKDYNENGLSELLALYGSAYNVNIKIFNDLQHTITGWPGGKPNADDTYRPERAKPYPKRVVIFSPHPDDDVISMGGTLRRLVEQKHEVHVAYETSGNIAVGDEEVVRFMHFINGFNQLFNNSEDLVINEKYIEIRNFLKEKKDGDMDSRDILTIKGLIRRGEARTACTYNNIPLERCHFLDLPFYETGKIQKNPISEADVEIVRNLLREIKPHQIFVAGDLADPHGTHRVCTDAVFAAVDLEKEEGAKWLKDCRIWMYRGAWAEWEIENIEMAVPISPEELRAKRNSILKHQSQMESAPFLGNDERLFWQRSEDRNRGTATLYDQLGLASYEAMEAFVEYVPL